From a single Nostoc sp. MS1 genomic region:
- a CDS encoding alpha/beta hydrolase, producing MVSKSDINADEGIAYGRKLDEAGVEVTTVQYNDIIHDFGLLNGLAKLPETRSLFVQAAAQLKKYLQ from the coding sequence GTGGTTTCAAAGAGCGATATAAATGCAGACGAGGGCATAGCCTATGGACGCAAGCTCGATGAAGCTGGGGTCGAGGTAACAACTGTGCAGTACAACGATATAATTCATGACTTCGGACTACTGAATGGTTTAGCAAAGTTGCCAGAAACCCGTTCTCTATTTGTTCAAGCTGCTGCACAATTGAAGAAATATCTGCAATAG
- a CDS encoding WD40 repeat domain-containing protein: protein MRSKPITRKSSAALAISTLTILVGSSSCASLLSSFRNASVATTSVATIQPLRSVPGNSTWVYAIAISPDGRFLASGSYDKKIKIWDLLSNTLLYTLQGHGDAVVSLAISPDSKLLASGSWDNRIKLWNLETGQLLRTLDGHTDDVEAVAISPNGKWLASGSADTTIRIWNVQTGVQVHQLSDGKWVRTVAFSPDGQTLASGNEDGTLKIWRLMDGAVLKTLNAHSQAVRSVTFSPDGRTLASGSADRTIKLWQMPTGQLLHSLIGHSGVVWSVAFSPDSKRLASGSNDSTIKLWGLPEGKLLEDLIGHERGVRSVVFSPHGDMIASSSADKTIKLWSLPKN, encoded by the coding sequence ATGAGATCGAAACCAATTACCAGGAAATCTTCAGCAGCATTGGCAATCAGCACCCTAACTATCTTGGTTGGTAGTAGCAGTTGTGCTAGCCTATTGTCTTCCTTCCGAAACGCTAGTGTTGCTACTACCTCTGTTGCAACCATTCAACCCTTACGTTCTGTCCCAGGAAATTCAACTTGGGTTTACGCGATCGCAATTAGCCCTGATGGACGCTTCCTCGCCAGTGGCAGTTACGATAAAAAAATTAAAATTTGGGATCTGCTTAGTAACACCTTACTATATACTCTACAAGGACACGGTGATGCAGTGGTAAGCCTTGCCATCAGTCCAGATAGCAAGCTACTCGCTAGTGGCAGTTGGGATAACCGGATTAAACTCTGGAATTTAGAGACGGGGCAACTGCTTCGTACCCTAGATGGCCATACAGATGATGTAGAAGCCGTTGCCATCAGCCCTAACGGAAAGTGGTTAGCCAGTGGTAGTGCTGACACAACCATCCGCATCTGGAACGTACAGACTGGCGTACAAGTTCATCAGTTATCGGATGGAAAGTGGGTAAGAACTGTTGCTTTTAGTCCAGATGGGCAGACTTTAGCTAGTGGCAATGAGGATGGTACACTCAAAATTTGGCGGCTCATGGATGGTGCTGTTTTAAAAACCCTGAATGCTCATTCACAAGCCGTGCGCTCAGTAACTTTTAGCCCTGATGGACGGACTTTAGCCAGTGGCAGTGCTGATAGGACTATCAAACTCTGGCAAATGCCCACTGGTCAATTGTTGCACTCCCTAATTGGACATTCAGGCGTTGTGTGGTCAGTGGCTTTCAGTCCCGATAGTAAGAGATTAGCTAGTGGTAGCAATGATAGCACTATCAAGTTATGGGGGTTGCCTGAAGGCAAACTCTTGGAGGATTTGATAGGGCATGAGCGAGGCGTGCGGTCAGTAGTTTTCAGTCCGCATGGAGACATGATAGCTAGCAGCAGTGCCGACAAAACCATCAAACTCTGGTCTCTTCCTAAAAATTGA
- a CDS encoding alpha/beta fold hydrolase, with the protein MTTYRTVSIDGLDIFYREAGSRDHPTILLLHGFPTSSHMFRNLIPALADKFHLVAPDYPGYGNSSMPTVNEFDYTFDRLAEIVEKFIDAIALKKYSLYVMDYGAPIGYRIAAKYPERVQSLIVQNGNAYEEGLRKFWEPIKAYWQERSPENAEKLKYLVTLEATKWQYTNGVRNLEAISPDTWTIDQHFLDRPGNGEIQLALLYSYGTNPPLYPQWQEYFRQYQPPTLIVWGKNDYIFPADGAYPYQRDLKDVDFHLLDTGHFALEEDGDAIANYIEQFLTSRLQSVLISGSSN; encoded by the coding sequence ATGACTACATATCGCACAGTTTCGATCGATGGGTTAGATATTTTCTACCGTGAAGCTGGTTCTCGTGATCATCCGACGATTTTGTTACTGCACGGCTTTCCAACTTCCTCTCATATGTTCCGCAATCTCATACCAGCCCTCGCTGATAAATTCCATCTCGTTGCTCCTGACTATCCGGGTTATGGCAACAGTTCGATGCCAACTGTAAATGAATTTGACTACACGTTTGATCGCTTGGCTGAGATTGTGGAGAAATTTATTGACGCGATCGCCCTCAAAAAGTACAGCCTTTATGTGATGGATTATGGCGCACCAATTGGCTATCGGATTGCTGCTAAATATCCAGAGCGCGTGCAATCTCTGATTGTTCAAAATGGCAATGCTTACGAGGAAGGTCTACGTAAATTTTGGGAACCAATTAAGGCATACTGGCAAGAGCGATCGCCTGAGAATGCTGAAAAGCTCAAATATCTGGTCACTCTAGAAGCAACCAAGTGGCAATATACCAATGGTGTTCGCAATCTAGAAGCAATCAGCCCCGATACTTGGACTATCGATCAACATTTCCTAGATCGCCCTGGCAACGGTGAGATTCAACTGGCACTTCTATATAGCTATGGCACTAATCCACCACTCTATCCCCAATGGCAAGAGTATTTCCGCCAGTATCAACCCCCTACCCTGATTGTTTGGGGCAAGAACGACTACATCTTTCCTGCTGACGGTGCTTATCCCTACCAGCGTGACTTGAAAGACGTTGATTTCCATCTACTCGATACCGGACATTTTGCCTTGGAAGAAGATGGGGATGCGATCGCAAACTATATCGAGCAATTTCTCACATCACGACTGCAATCTGTTCTCATATCAGGTTCGTCTAATTAG
- a CDS encoding L-lactate dehydrogenase, with amino-acid sequence MSKTSKVGIIGAGNVGANVANALVLLGRCVRVVLFDRTLSKAEGQVWDIEDSIPLLKEMEILPSNQYEDIADSDIIVVTVGVQPKQGQTRLDTLSDNAEIMRSTIKELDRVAPSSIIIIVSNPVDVLTRIAIATSTRPENLIFGSGTVLDTARLRYQLGKRLNVAKQDIHAYVIGEHGDSQFVVWSSAFIGGIMLTEFPLPQGATLEQIQQEYAQLTRKRGHNIFERKGNTSYGISTVVCQLVDTILRDEKQIFPVSARADSQYGVGSEVVFGLPCIIGSTGIERQLLLSRNAHEQRLLEESASKLNEAYNFLHN; translated from the coding sequence ATGAGTAAAACATCTAAAGTCGGTATTATTGGTGCAGGTAATGTAGGTGCAAATGTTGCAAATGCTTTAGTCCTACTTGGTAGATGTGTAAGGGTTGTCCTTTTTGACCGAACCTTATCAAAAGCTGAAGGGCAAGTATGGGACATTGAAGACAGCATTCCCCTACTTAAAGAAATGGAGATTTTACCATCAAATCAGTATGAAGATATAGCTGATTCAGATATCATTGTTGTGACTGTTGGGGTGCAGCCAAAACAAGGACAGACCCGGTTAGATACATTGAGCGACAATGCAGAGATTATGCGTTCGACAATTAAAGAATTGGATCGAGTTGCACCGAGTTCAATCATAATTATCGTTAGCAATCCAGTGGATGTACTCACGCGGATTGCGATCGCTACTTCCACCAGACCAGAAAATCTAATTTTCGGTTCGGGAACCGTTCTTGATACTGCTAGACTGAGATATCAACTTGGAAAGCGACTGAATGTTGCAAAACAAGACATTCATGCTTATGTGATTGGAGAGCATGGAGACAGTCAATTTGTAGTTTGGTCTAGCGCATTTATTGGGGGGATTATGTTAACTGAATTTCCCCTACCACAAGGAGCAACACTAGAACAAATTCAGCAAGAGTACGCACAGTTAACTCGTAAACGAGGGCATAACATTTTTGAACGCAAAGGGAATACAAGCTATGGTATATCAACAGTAGTTTGTCAGTTAGTTGATACCATCCTGCGAGATGAAAAGCAGATATTTCCAGTATCGGCCAGAGCAGATTCTCAGTATGGAGTTGGCAGTGAAGTTGTTTTTGGACTTCCATGTATCATTGGCTCAACAGGTATTGAGCGCCAACTGCTGTTATCAAGAAATGCTCATGAACAACGCTTATTAGAAGAATCAGCTAGCAAACTCAATGAAGCCTATAATTTTTTGCATAATTAA
- the aroQ gene encoding gamma subclass chorismate mutase AroQ produces the protein MTTSRTVCAVQSIIMIILLGLCFSSRVVAGSFKSDLTAKNFGLLQSENPQCITSTEQQLRVDKLLKLIQQRLLMAHDVARWKWNHKLPIEDRKREQELLLKARQQATIYSLDPDMVAAFFQAQIEAGKLIQAVDFQTWQKQGIKSFPHVPDLNQILRPSLDKLNTEFLFALTELTQFLDCPQIQELIKSRSQVIIQGDGIVKQVQSIAISPLQATVEQLKGLPPA, from the coding sequence ATGACCACTTCTCGCACAGTTTGTGCAGTCCAATCAATTATCATGATAATTTTGTTAGGGCTTTGTTTCAGTAGTAGAGTAGTCGCTGGCAGCTTCAAATCAGATTTGACTGCCAAGAACTTTGGGTTGTTACAATCAGAAAATCCTCAATGTATCACAAGTACAGAGCAACAATTACGTGTAGATAAATTACTAAAATTGATCCAGCAGCGATTGCTAATGGCACATGATGTAGCCCGGTGGAAATGGAATCATAAACTTCCTATCGAGGATCGAAAGCGTGAACAAGAGTTATTATTAAAGGCTAGGCAACAAGCAACAATCTATAGCCTAGATCCCGATATGGTTGCAGCATTTTTTCAAGCACAAATAGAAGCAGGAAAACTTATCCAAGCAGTTGATTTTCAAACCTGGCAAAAGCAAGGAATTAAATCTTTTCCTCACGTGCCAGACTTAAACCAGATATTGCGACCATCTTTAGATAAATTAAACACAGAATTTCTTTTTGCTTTAACAGAACTGACTCAATTTCTAGATTGCCCGCAGATACAAGAATTAATAAAGTCACGTTCCCAGGTGATTATTCAGGGAGATGGTATTGTCAAGCAAGTGCAGTCTATTGCAATTTCACCCCTACAGGCGACGGTTGAGCAACTCAAAGGCTTGCCTCCGGCGTGA
- a CDS encoding DUF302 domain-containing protein yields the protein MNANNGIISQPSPYSVTETIDRLEAILQAKGITIFARIDQRAEAKKVGLSLRPTQLLLFGNPEAGTPLMVAEPMIALDLPLKILAHEAADGKVWLSYNDPDYLKQRFSLCDKLVKNIAIITPLINQALQ from the coding sequence ATGAATGCAAATAACGGCATCATCAGTCAGCCAAGCCCATATTCAGTAACCGAAACCATTGATCGCTTAGAAGCTATCCTTCAGGCAAAAGGCATCACCATTTTTGCCCGCATCGATCAACGAGCTGAAGCCAAAAAAGTTGGACTCAGCCTGCGTCCAACACAGTTACTGCTATTTGGCAACCCTGAAGCCGGAACACCGCTCATGGTGGCAGAACCGATGATCGCTCTGGATTTACCCCTGAAAATACTGGCTCATGAAGCGGCTGACGGCAAGGTGTGGCTGAGTTACAACGATCCTGATTACTTAAAACAGCGATTCTCTCTTTGTGATAAGTTGGTCAAAAACATCGCTATCATTACACCTTTAATCAATCAAGCACTCCAATAA
- a CDS encoding SgcJ/EcaC family oxidoreductase: MNPQTAQTTTTADESAISAFHRQMIDAWNRGSGEGFAAPFSETADFITFEGTHLKGRKEIAAFHQQAFDTVVKGTRLEGEVDFIRFVNSQLALMLVVIRVILPGQTEASPSRDSLPLYVVTKGDEGWQIEGLLNTRKLTLERQFFLDDFDSLSAEAQRQVTDLISSFKQPH, from the coding sequence ATGAATCCACAAACAGCTCAAACCACCACTACTGCTGACGAGTCGGCAATCAGTGCTTTCCATCGCCAGATGATTGATGCTTGGAATCGAGGTAGCGGCGAAGGCTTCGCTGCTCCGTTCAGCGAAACTGCCGATTTCATCACGTTCGAGGGTACGCATCTCAAGGGCCGAAAAGAAATCGCGGCATTTCATCAACAAGCGTTCGACACAGTTGTCAAAGGAACACGCCTGGAGGGTGAGGTGGATTTTATTCGCTTTGTGAACTCGCAACTCGCGCTCATGCTCGTAGTTATCAGGGTAATATTGCCTGGACAAACTGAAGCTTCACCGTCACGAGATTCGCTGCCGCTATACGTCGTAACGAAAGGCGACGAAGGTTGGCAGATCGAAGGGTTGCTCAATACCCGGAAGTTAACGCTAGAACGTCAATTCTTCTTAGACGACTTTGACTCACTGAGCGCAGAGGCTCAACGTCAAGTGACCGACCTAATTTCAAGTTTCAAGCAGCCTCATTAA
- a CDS encoding ferric reductase-like transmembrane domain-containing protein, with translation MGAIDTAPLENSLGFLALGAYILTLMPTNLRIIFPQTKQTNLPKWLLKYRRLIGILAFCLALLHAFLLVKKRDLDFLDPNTYWIYIQGISTFIIFTLLAITSNDWSVKRLKKNWKRLHTLTYLAMFLLTWHVWDKMLEHWSYLTPIGLVGIVTTTLLFLMRRWIEHRNKQQKAKGKAFSSQITEKITL, from the coding sequence ATGGGAGCAATCGATACAGCACCGTTAGAAAACAGCCTGGGATTTCTAGCTTTAGGAGCTTATATTCTCACCTTAATGCCCACGAATCTCAGAATCATTTTTCCTCAAACTAAACAAACGAACCTTCCCAAATGGCTGTTAAAATATCGACGACTTATCGGTATTCTGGCTTTCTGCTTGGCTTTGCTTCACGCTTTCCTTTTAGTGAAAAAGAGAGACCTTGATTTTTTAGATCCCAATACCTATTGGATTTATATTCAAGGTATATCTACCTTCATAATTTTTACCCTATTGGCAATTACTTCTAATGACTGGAGTGTCAAAAGACTGAAAAAAAATTGGAAGCGATTACATACCCTGACTTACTTAGCTATGTTCCTGCTCACTTGGCACGTTTGGGACAAAATGTTAGAGCATTGGAGCTATTTAACCCCGATTGGGCTAGTAGGGATTGTCACGACAACCCTTTTATTTCTGATGCGACGCTGGATTGAACATCGGAATAAACAACAAAAAGCGAAAGGAAAAGCGTTCTCATCTCAAATTACAGAAAAAATTACTCTATAG
- a CDS encoding DUF1348 family protein, which yields MNNSENSRPPLPPFDNESAIQKVRIAEDAWNTRNPELVSLAYTSDSNWRNRSEFLSGREAIVEFLTRKWLKELDYRLIKELWAFKDNRIAVRFAYEWHDDSGNWFRSYGNENWEFDEHGFMRWRVASINDLPIHHSDSPKETLRERKYHWILSKSVGKNKAKLRKVNKAITLFPPAFCLLPPALP from the coding sequence ATGAACAACTCTGAAAATTCTCGACCACCCCTGCCGCCTTTTGATAATGAATCCGCTATCCAAAAAGTCCGAATTGCGGAAGATGCTTGGAACACACGAAACCCTGAACTAGTATCACTCGCTTACACGTCGGATAGCAATTGGCGTAACCGCTCAGAATTTCTATCTGGTCGTGAAGCGATCGTCGAGTTCTTAACACGTAAATGGCTTAAAGAATTAGACTACCGTCTGATCAAAGAGCTTTGGGCTTTTAAAGACAACCGCATTGCTGTCCGGTTTGCTTACGAATGGCATGATGATTCCGGTAATTGGTTTCGCTCTTACGGTAATGAGAATTGGGAGTTTGACGAACATGGATTTATGCGATGGCGTGTTGCTAGCATCAACGACCTGCCCATTCACCACAGCGATTCTCCAAAGGAGACGCTACGCGAACGCAAATACCACTGGATACTAAGTAAGTCGGTGGGAAAAAACAAAGCTAAGTTAAGAAAGGTAAACAAGGCTATAACCCTCTTCCCTCCTGCCTTCTGCCTCCTGCCTCCTGCCTTGCCATAG
- a CDS encoding SDR family NAD(P)-dependent oxidoreductase: MALITTPFGRHSTAAEVVEGIDLSGKRAIVTGAASGIGVETARTLAQTGAIVTLAVRNTDAGAQVAADIMATTGNRNIHVAPLDLSDRNSIAKFIAAWREPLHILVNNAGVMALPEQRTPEGWEMQFATNYLGHFALALGLHDALAAEGAARIVVVSSSGHLMSPIVFDDIHFMFRPYDPWLAYGQSKTASILFAVGATARWFKDGITANALMPGAIATNLQRHTGGLRTPPERQKTIAQGAATSVLLATSALLKGVGGRYFEDCNEATLVTNGNGYMSGVAPYALNPDNADRLWNESLLLLA, from the coding sequence ATGGCACTGATTACAACACCATTCGGACGACATTCCACCGCCGCCGAGGTCGTAGAAGGAATTGATCTTTCTGGCAAGCGGGCGATCGTTACGGGAGCCGCATCGGGCATCGGCGTAGAAACGGCGCGGACACTGGCTCAAACTGGAGCGATCGTCACACTAGCTGTGCGTAATACCGATGCTGGAGCGCAAGTAGCGGCTGACATTATGGCTACTACTGGGAACCGGAATATTCATGTTGCTCCGCTTGATTTAAGCGATCGCAACTCAATTGCCAAGTTCATTGCTGCCTGGCGTGAGCCACTGCACATCCTCGTTAATAATGCAGGGGTAATGGCACTGCCTGAACAGCGCACACCCGAAGGCTGGGAGATGCAATTTGCCACAAACTATCTCGGACACTTTGCCCTAGCGCTCGGACTACACGACGCTCTCGCTGCCGAGGGTGCTGCCCGTATCGTGGTGGTTAGTTCTAGCGGACACCTGATGTCGCCCATTGTGTTCGATGATATTCACTTCATGTTCCGTCCTTATGATCCGTGGTTAGCGTATGGACAGTCCAAGACCGCAAGCATCCTCTTTGCTGTGGGTGCTACTGCACGCTGGTTCAAAGATGGTATTACCGCTAATGCCCTGATGCCAGGAGCGATCGCCACCAACCTCCAGCGTCATACCGGCGGTCTTAGAACCCCACCTGAGAGGCAGAAGACAATAGCGCAGGGTGCGGCAACTTCCGTTCTGTTGGCAACCTCTGCGCTACTCAAGGGCGTTGGCGGACGCTATTTCGAGGACTGCAATGAAGCCACTCTCGTCACCAACGGGAACGGCTATATGAGCGGAGTTGCCCCCTACGCCCTGAACCCAGACAATGCCGATCGGCTCTGGAATGAATCGTTGCTCCTGCTCGCTTGA
- a CDS encoding SDR family oxidoreductase, with amino-acid sequence MRKLEGKIALVTGGNSGLGLATAKQFVAEGAYVYITGRRQAELDAAVEAIGKNVTAVQSDVSNLADLDRLFATIKQEQEHLDIIFANAGSGQIAPLGAITEEHFDTTFNVNVKGLLFTVQKALPLLPEGASIILNASITSIKGTPAFSVYSATKAAVRSFARNWILDLKERKIRVNAISPGVVPTPGYDHLGLNDQQLQEFVDSQASTIPLGRVGKPDEIAKAVVFLASDDSSFVNGIELFVDGGMAQI; translated from the coding sequence ATGAGAAAACTGGAAGGGAAAATCGCCCTTGTCACGGGTGGCAATAGTGGTCTCGGTCTTGCCACAGCCAAACAGTTTGTTGCTGAAGGTGCCTATGTCTACATTACGGGTCGTCGCCAAGCTGAACTGGATGCTGCTGTAGAAGCCATTGGTAAAAATGTTACGGCTGTACAAAGTGATGTTTCTAATCTGGCAGACCTTGATCGCCTGTTTGCCACCATTAAGCAAGAGCAAGAACACCTTGATATCATCTTTGCTAATGCTGGCAGTGGACAAATTGCCCCACTTGGAGCAATCACTGAGGAACACTTTGACACAACATTCAACGTCAACGTCAAAGGTTTGCTATTCACCGTACAAAAGGCACTGCCACTGTTGCCAGAGGGCGCTTCTATTATCCTGAATGCTTCGATTACTTCTATAAAAGGTACACCAGCTTTCAGTGTTTACAGCGCCACCAAAGCCGCCGTGAGATCATTTGCTCGCAATTGGATACTCGACCTCAAAGAACGCAAGATCCGCGTGAATGCCATTAGCCCTGGTGTGGTTCCGACTCCTGGTTACGATCATTTGGGGCTGAATGACCAGCAGTTGCAAGAATTTGTGGACAGCCAAGCCAGCACCATCCCACTGGGACGAGTCGGCAAACCCGATGAGATTGCCAAAGCCGTTGTCTTTCTCGCTTCCGATGATAGCAGCTTTGTGAACGGCATTGAGTTGTTTGTTGATGGCGGTATGGCACAGATTTGA
- a CDS encoding MOSC domain-containing protein, with amino-acid sequence MKLISVNVGLPREVTWKGKPVRTGIFKEPVNSRVMVRELNLDGDRQADLTVHGGVDKAVYVYPFEHYDYWRSELPDIELTFGIFGENFTVTGFKEEEVNIGDRFKIGSVELMVTQPRLPCYKLGIRFGRADMVKRFLASRRTGFYFRVLQEGEVGVGDTLELISRDTNNITVADITQLYVRERNNPELLHRAAQLEALPESWRDYFQEQIHRQDVR; translated from the coding sequence ATGAAACTCATCTCTGTCAATGTAGGACTTCCACGTGAAGTAACCTGGAAAGGAAAACCCGTCCGCACTGGAATTTTCAAAGAGCCAGTTAATTCGAGAGTGATGGTGCGTGAACTCAATTTAGATGGCGATCGCCAAGCGGATCTCACCGTTCATGGCGGAGTTGACAAAGCCGTATATGTCTATCCTTTTGAGCATTATGATTACTGGCGAAGCGAATTGCCTGACATAGAGTTAACATTTGGGATTTTTGGGGAAAATTTCACAGTTACAGGATTTAAAGAAGAGGAAGTTAACATTGGCGATCGCTTCAAAATCGGCAGTGTGGAATTAATGGTGACTCAACCGCGCTTACCCTGCTACAAACTAGGGATTCGCTTTGGGCGAGCAGATATGGTGAAACGATTTCTCGCCAGTCGTCGCACCGGATTTTACTTTCGGGTTTTGCAAGAGGGCGAAGTTGGAGTCGGAGACACTTTAGAGTTGATCAGTCGAGATACCAACAATATTACTGTTGCTGATATCACTCAGCTTTATGTTCGTGAGCGAAACAATCCAGAGTTACTGCATCGTGCAGCTCAACTTGAAGCGTTACCCGAAAGCTGGCGGGACTACTTTCAAGAGCAGATCCATCGTCAGGATGTGAGATAG
- a CDS encoding alpha-L-fucosidase: MIKFLVRTLFTTLWITVFLNLSTSVVLAQRTYEPTTESLSKHEVPDWFKDAKLGIFIHWGVYSVPGYAPLTGELNKVVAERGWEYWFENNPYSEWYYNSMKIEGSPTYNYHRTTYGESFTYDDFIPRFNAAITNWNPSKWAKLFSKVGARYVVLTTKHHDGFLLWPSKTINQPGRAATRDLVGELTQAVRKEGMRMGVYYSGGLDWSFKDTTITDFNTLVGAIIQEKAYADYANAHWRELIDRYQPSILWNDLGYPIGQANEIMAYFYNHVPDGVVNDRFDLGGQLGLHFDFSTPEYSQLTQIEPKKWESTRGLGYSFGYNQNDTDLNMISVDELVDLFVDIVSKNGNLLLNIGPKADGSISEVQLERLEGLGKWLDVNGKAIFGSRYWIRAEDLTPEHIRVRYTTNKGKLYVILLDEPTFGKVTIPGIILPKKANITMLGVGGKLEWQQYSQNLSITLPHKSLVKKSPAYTLEISCIPL; encoded by the coding sequence ATGATTAAGTTTTTAGTACGTACGCTGTTTACTACATTATGGATAACTGTATTTTTGAACTTGTCCACTTCTGTTGTTCTTGCACAAAGAACTTATGAACCAACAACTGAATCCCTATCAAAGCATGAAGTTCCAGACTGGTTTAAGGATGCAAAACTCGGAATTTTCATTCACTGGGGGGTATACTCTGTACCTGGCTATGCACCACTAACTGGAGAACTGAACAAAGTCGTTGCAGAGCGTGGTTGGGAATACTGGTTTGAGAACAACCCTTATTCGGAATGGTATTACAACTCCATGAAAATTGAGGGCAGTCCAACCTATAACTACCATCGTACGACCTATGGTGAAAGCTTTACCTATGATGACTTTATTCCCAGATTTAATGCAGCCATAACAAATTGGAACCCCTCAAAATGGGCAAAATTATTCTCTAAAGTGGGTGCGCGGTACGTTGTATTAACAACGAAGCATCATGATGGCTTTTTGTTGTGGCCTAGTAAAACTATAAACCAGCCAGGGCGAGCAGCAACACGCGATCTTGTAGGCGAACTAACACAAGCTGTTCGCAAAGAAGGTATGCGGATGGGTGTGTATTACTCTGGTGGTCTTGATTGGTCTTTCAAAGATACAACAATCACAGACTTCAATACGTTAGTGGGAGCAATTATTCAGGAAAAAGCTTATGCAGATTATGCGAATGCTCATTGGCGCGAATTGATTGACCGCTATCAGCCATCTATATTATGGAATGATCTTGGCTACCCTATAGGGCAAGCGAATGAAATTATGGCCTACTTTTACAATCACGTACCTGATGGTGTGGTGAATGACCGTTTTGATTTGGGTGGTCAGTTAGGGTTACACTTTGACTTTTCCACACCTGAGTATAGCCAACTCACCCAAATAGAACCAAAAAAATGGGAAAGTACAAGGGGTTTAGGTTACTCATTCGGCTATAACCAAAATGATACTGATTTGAACATGATTTCAGTAGATGAACTAGTTGACTTATTTGTAGATATTGTTAGTAAAAATGGAAATTTATTGCTGAACATTGGGCCAAAGGCTGATGGTTCAATATCCGAAGTACAGCTTGAAAGATTAGAAGGCTTGGGTAAATGGCTAGATGTGAATGGTAAAGCAATCTTTGGCTCACGCTATTGGATACGAGCAGAAGATTTAACTCCAGAACATATTCGAGTGCGCTACACCACTAATAAAGGAAAGTTATATGTGATATTGCTTGATGAGCCAACGTTTGGGAAAGTTACTATTCCAGGAATAATTTTGCCGAAAAAAGCAAATATTACAATGCTAGGCGTTGGAGGTAAACTGGAGTGGCAGCAGTACAGTCAGAACTTATCCATAACACTACCGCACAAGTCTTTAGTCAAAAAATCACCAGCTTACACATTAGAGATTAGCTGTATACCTCTATAA